In a genomic window of Lathamus discolor isolate bLatDis1 chromosome 4, bLatDis1.hap1, whole genome shotgun sequence:
- the HMGB1 gene encoding high mobility group protein B1, which yields MGKGDPKKPRGKMSSYAFFVQTCREEHKKKHPDASVNFSEFSKKCSERWKTMSSKEKGKFEDMAKADKLRYEKEMKNYVPPKGETKKKFKDPNAPKRPPSAFFLFCSEFRPKIKGEHPGLSIGDVAKKLGEMWNNTAADDKQPYEKKAAKLKEKYEKDIAAYRAKGKVDAGKKVVAKAEKSKKKKEEEEDEDEDEEDEDDEEEEEEEDEDDDDDE from the exons ATGGGCAAAGGCGATCCTAAGAAGCCGAGAGGTAAAATGTCTTCGTATGCCTTCTTTGTGCAAACCTGCCGggaggagcacaagaagaaaCATCCAGATGCTTCAGTGAACTTTTCAGAGTTCTCAAAAAAGTGCTCAGAACGGTGGAAG ACTATGTCTTCTAAGGAGAAAGGGAAGTTTGAAGATATGGCAAAGGCCGACAAGCTTcgttatgaaaaagaaatgaaaaactaTGTACCACCTAagggggaaacaaaaaagaagttcAAGGATCCAAATGCACCGAAGAGGCCTCC ttcggcatttttcttgttttgctctgAGTTTCGTCCAAAAATCAAAGGAGAACATCCTGGTCTGTCCATTGGGGACGTTGCAAAGAAACTGGGAGAGATGTGGAACAACACTGCTGCAGATGATAAACAGCCTTATGAAAAAAAGGCTGCCAAACTGAAGGAGAAGTATGAAAAG GATATTGCTGCATACCGGGCCAAAGGGAAGGTTGATGCAGGCAAAAAAGTAGTTGCCAAGGCTGAGAAGagcaagaagaagaaggaggaggaggaggatgaggatgaggacgaagaggatgaagatgatgaagaagaggaagaggaggaggatgaagatgatgatgatgatgaataA